In one Aquila chrysaetos chrysaetos chromosome 24, bAquChr1.4, whole genome shotgun sequence genomic region, the following are encoded:
- the LOC115334749 gene encoding ficolin-1-like isoform X3, giving the protein MGRAAPTLLALISLAATICDAQDTCPEVRIVGLGDADRLAILQGCPGIPGASGPKGEPGLPGTKGEMGAQGLPGKAGPPGAKGAAREPGFPGPKGMKGEPVFPETWEARNCQELLSKGKILSGWYTIYPQGCNTTTVFCDMDTDGGGWIVSRVFQRSWDGSVNFLRDWDSYKRGFGNQLTEFWLGNDNIHFLTSLGPCELRIDLRDFENNYYFAKYASFRVLGESEKYKLVLGDFLGGNAGDSLSYHKDMPFSTTDQDNDMSSFNCATEYKGAWWYNDCHYSNLNGMYWLGVHGSYADGINWKTGCAGATM; this is encoded by the exons ATGGGAAGGGCAGCCCCAACCCTCTTGGCTCTGATCAGCCTAGCAGCGACTATTTGTGATGCCCAGGACACCTGCCCAG AGGTGAGAATAGTGGGACTGGGTGATGCTGACCGGCTCGCCATTCTCCAAGGATGCCCAGGGATCCCAGGTGCTTCCGGCCCAAAAGGAGAACCAGGCCTCCCAGGAACAAAAG GAGAAATGGGAGCCCAGGGACTCCCTGGGAAAGCAGGACCACCTGGTGCAAAAG GAGCAGCTAGAGAGCCTGGCTTCCCAGGACCAAAAG GAATGAAAGGAGAGCCTGTATTTCCAGAAACATGGG AAGCCAGGAACTGCCAAGAGCTGTTGAGTAAAGGGAAGATCCTGAGCGGCTGGTACACCATCTACCCCCAAGGCTGCAACACTACCACCGTCTTCTGTGACATGGACACAGATGGTGGAGGATGGATTGTGAGTAGG GTTTTCCAGAGGAGCTGGGATGGGTCAGTGAACTTCTTGCGAGATTGGGATTCATACAAACGAGGCTTTGGCAACCAGCTGACAGAGTTCTGGCTGGGGAATGACAACATCCACTTCCTCACCTCGCTGG GACCCTGTGAACTCCGCATTGACCTGAGAGACTTTGAAAACAACTACTATTTTGCCAAGTATGCGTCATTCAGAGTCTTAGGAGAGTCTGAGAAATACAAACTCGTTCTAGGAGACTTCCTTGGTGGAAATGCCG GAGACTCCTTATCATACCACAAGGACATGCCATTTTCAACAACAGACCAGGACAACGACATGAGCTCCTTTAACTGTGCCACAGAATACAAGGGAGCGTGGTGGTACAACGACTGCCATTACTCCAACCTGAATGGGATGTACTGGTTGGGCGTTCACGGGAGCTACGCTGATGGCATAAACTGGAAGACGG gctgtgctggagccACAATGTAG
- the LOC115334749 gene encoding ficolin-2-like isoform X1 translates to MGRAAPTLLALISLAATICDAQDTCPEVRIVGLGDADRLAILQGCPGIPGASGPKGEPGLPGTKGEMGAQGLPGKAGPPGAKGAAREPGFPGPKGMKGEPVFPETWEARNCQELLSKGKILSGWYTIYPQGCNTTTVFCDMDTDGGGWIVSRVFQRSWDGSVNFLRDWDSYKRGFGNQLTEFWLGNDNIHFLTSLGPCELRIDLRDFENNYYFAKYASFRVLGESEKYKLVLGDFLGGNAGDSLSYHKDMPFSTTDQDNDMSSFNCATEYKGAWWYNDCHYSNLNGMYWLGVHGSYADGINWKTGKEYHYSHKRTEMKFRPV, encoded by the exons ATGGGAAGGGCAGCCCCAACCCTCTTGGCTCTGATCAGCCTAGCAGCGACTATTTGTGATGCCCAGGACACCTGCCCAG AGGTGAGAATAGTGGGACTGGGTGATGCTGACCGGCTCGCCATTCTCCAAGGATGCCCAGGGATCCCAGGTGCTTCCGGCCCAAAAGGAGAACCAGGCCTCCCAGGAACAAAAG GAGAAATGGGAGCCCAGGGACTCCCTGGGAAAGCAGGACCACCTGGTGCAAAAG GAGCAGCTAGAGAGCCTGGCTTCCCAGGACCAAAAG GAATGAAAGGAGAGCCTGTATTTCCAGAAACATGGG AAGCCAGGAACTGCCAAGAGCTGTTGAGTAAAGGGAAGATCCTGAGCGGCTGGTACACCATCTACCCCCAAGGCTGCAACACTACCACCGTCTTCTGTGACATGGACACAGATGGTGGAGGATGGATTGTGAGTAGG GTTTTCCAGAGGAGCTGGGATGGGTCAGTGAACTTCTTGCGAGATTGGGATTCATACAAACGAGGCTTTGGCAACCAGCTGACAGAGTTCTGGCTGGGGAATGACAACATCCACTTCCTCACCTCGCTGG GACCCTGTGAACTCCGCATTGACCTGAGAGACTTTGAAAACAACTACTATTTTGCCAAGTATGCGTCATTCAGAGTCTTAGGAGAGTCTGAGAAATACAAACTCGTTCTAGGAGACTTCCTTGGTGGAAATGCCG GAGACTCCTTATCATACCACAAGGACATGCCATTTTCAACAACAGACCAGGACAACGACATGAGCTCCTTTAACTGTGCCACAGAATACAAGGGAGCGTGGTGGTACAACGACTGCCATTACTCCAACCTGAATGGGATGTACTGGTTGGGCGTTCACGGGAGCTACGCTGATGGCATAAACTGGAAGACGGGCAAAGAATATCATTACTCCCATAAGCGAACGGAAATGAAATTCAGGCCAGTTTAA
- the LOC115334749 gene encoding ficolin-2-like isoform X2, whose protein sequence is MGRAAPTLLALISLAATICDAQDTCPEVRIVGLGDADRLAILQGCPGIPGASGPKGEPGLPGTKGEMGAQGLPGKAGPPGAKGAAREPGFPGPKGMKGEPVFPETWEARNCQELLSKGKILSGWYTIYPQGCNTTTVFCDMDTDGGGWIVFQRSWDGSVNFLRDWDSYKRGFGNQLTEFWLGNDNIHFLTSLGPCELRIDLRDFENNYYFAKYASFRVLGESEKYKLVLGDFLGGNAGDSLSYHKDMPFSTTDQDNDMSSFNCATEYKGAWWYNDCHYSNLNGMYWLGVHGSYADGINWKTGKEYHYSHKRTEMKFRPV, encoded by the exons ATGGGAAGGGCAGCCCCAACCCTCTTGGCTCTGATCAGCCTAGCAGCGACTATTTGTGATGCCCAGGACACCTGCCCAG AGGTGAGAATAGTGGGACTGGGTGATGCTGACCGGCTCGCCATTCTCCAAGGATGCCCAGGGATCCCAGGTGCTTCCGGCCCAAAAGGAGAACCAGGCCTCCCAGGAACAAAAG GAGAAATGGGAGCCCAGGGACTCCCTGGGAAAGCAGGACCACCTGGTGCAAAAG GAGCAGCTAGAGAGCCTGGCTTCCCAGGACCAAAAG GAATGAAAGGAGAGCCTGTATTTCCAGAAACATGGG AAGCCAGGAACTGCCAAGAGCTGTTGAGTAAAGGGAAGATCCTGAGCGGCTGGTACACCATCTACCCCCAAGGCTGCAACACTACCACCGTCTTCTGTGACATGGACACAGATGGTGGAGGATGGATT GTTTTCCAGAGGAGCTGGGATGGGTCAGTGAACTTCTTGCGAGATTGGGATTCATACAAACGAGGCTTTGGCAACCAGCTGACAGAGTTCTGGCTGGGGAATGACAACATCCACTTCCTCACCTCGCTGG GACCCTGTGAACTCCGCATTGACCTGAGAGACTTTGAAAACAACTACTATTTTGCCAAGTATGCGTCATTCAGAGTCTTAGGAGAGTCTGAGAAATACAAACTCGTTCTAGGAGACTTCCTTGGTGGAAATGCCG GAGACTCCTTATCATACCACAAGGACATGCCATTTTCAACAACAGACCAGGACAACGACATGAGCTCCTTTAACTGTGCCACAGAATACAAGGGAGCGTGGTGGTACAACGACTGCCATTACTCCAACCTGAATGGGATGTACTGGTTGGGCGTTCACGGGAGCTACGCTGATGGCATAAACTGGAAGACGGGCAAAGAATATCATTACTCCCATAAGCGAACGGAAATGAAATTCAGGCCAGTTTAA
- the LOC115334749 gene encoding ficolin-2-like isoform X4 — MGRAAPTLLALISLAATICDAQDTCPEVRIVGLGDADRLAILQGCPGIPGASGPKGEPGLPGTKGAAREPGFPGPKGMKGEPVFPETWEARNCQELLSKGKILSGWYTIYPQGCNTTTVFCDMDTDGGGWIVSRVFQRSWDGSVNFLRDWDSYKRGFGNQLTEFWLGNDNIHFLTSLGPCELRIDLRDFENNYYFAKYASFRVLGESEKYKLVLGDFLGGNAGDSLSYHKDMPFSTTDQDNDMSSFNCATEYKGAWWYNDCHYSNLNGMYWLGVHGSYADGINWKTGKEYHYSHKRTEMKFRPV; from the exons ATGGGAAGGGCAGCCCCAACCCTCTTGGCTCTGATCAGCCTAGCAGCGACTATTTGTGATGCCCAGGACACCTGCCCAG AGGTGAGAATAGTGGGACTGGGTGATGCTGACCGGCTCGCCATTCTCCAAGGATGCCCAGGGATCCCAGGTGCTTCCGGCCCAAAAGGAGAACCAGGCCTCCCAGGAACAAAAG GAGCAGCTAGAGAGCCTGGCTTCCCAGGACCAAAAG GAATGAAAGGAGAGCCTGTATTTCCAGAAACATGGG AAGCCAGGAACTGCCAAGAGCTGTTGAGTAAAGGGAAGATCCTGAGCGGCTGGTACACCATCTACCCCCAAGGCTGCAACACTACCACCGTCTTCTGTGACATGGACACAGATGGTGGAGGATGGATTGTGAGTAGG GTTTTCCAGAGGAGCTGGGATGGGTCAGTGAACTTCTTGCGAGATTGGGATTCATACAAACGAGGCTTTGGCAACCAGCTGACAGAGTTCTGGCTGGGGAATGACAACATCCACTTCCTCACCTCGCTGG GACCCTGTGAACTCCGCATTGACCTGAGAGACTTTGAAAACAACTACTATTTTGCCAAGTATGCGTCATTCAGAGTCTTAGGAGAGTCTGAGAAATACAAACTCGTTCTAGGAGACTTCCTTGGTGGAAATGCCG GAGACTCCTTATCATACCACAAGGACATGCCATTTTCAACAACAGACCAGGACAACGACATGAGCTCCTTTAACTGTGCCACAGAATACAAGGGAGCGTGGTGGTACAACGACTGCCATTACTCCAACCTGAATGGGATGTACTGGTTGGGCGTTCACGGGAGCTACGCTGATGGCATAAACTGGAAGACGGGCAAAGAATATCATTACTCCCATAAGCGAACGGAAATGAAATTCAGGCCAGTTTAA
- the LOC115334749 gene encoding ficolin-2-like isoform X5 — MGRAAPTLLALISLAATICDAQDTCPEVRIVGLGDADRLAILQGCPGIPGASGPKGEPGLPGTKGEMGAQGLPGKAGPPGAKGAAREPGFPGPKGMKGEPVFPETWEARNCQELLSKGKILSGWYTIYPQGCNTTTVFCDMDTDGGGWIVSRVFQRSWDGSVNFLRDWDSYKRGFGNQLTEFWLGNDNIHFLTSLGPCELRIDLRDFENNYYFAKYASFRVLGESEKYKLVLGDFLGGNAVTVNVYSLQETPYHTTRTCHFQQQTRTTT, encoded by the exons ATGGGAAGGGCAGCCCCAACCCTCTTGGCTCTGATCAGCCTAGCAGCGACTATTTGTGATGCCCAGGACACCTGCCCAG AGGTGAGAATAGTGGGACTGGGTGATGCTGACCGGCTCGCCATTCTCCAAGGATGCCCAGGGATCCCAGGTGCTTCCGGCCCAAAAGGAGAACCAGGCCTCCCAGGAACAAAAG GAGAAATGGGAGCCCAGGGACTCCCTGGGAAAGCAGGACCACCTGGTGCAAAAG GAGCAGCTAGAGAGCCTGGCTTCCCAGGACCAAAAG GAATGAAAGGAGAGCCTGTATTTCCAGAAACATGGG AAGCCAGGAACTGCCAAGAGCTGTTGAGTAAAGGGAAGATCCTGAGCGGCTGGTACACCATCTACCCCCAAGGCTGCAACACTACCACCGTCTTCTGTGACATGGACACAGATGGTGGAGGATGGATTGTGAGTAGG GTTTTCCAGAGGAGCTGGGATGGGTCAGTGAACTTCTTGCGAGATTGGGATTCATACAAACGAGGCTTTGGCAACCAGCTGACAGAGTTCTGGCTGGGGAATGACAACATCCACTTCCTCACCTCGCTGG GACCCTGTGAACTCCGCATTGACCTGAGAGACTTTGAAAACAACTACTATTTTGCCAAGTATGCGTCATTCAGAGTCTTAGGAGAGTCTGAGAAATACAAACTCGTTCTAGGAGACTTCCTTGGTGGAAATGCCG TAACTGTGAACGTGTACTCTCTGCAGGAGACTCCTTATCATACCACAAGGACATGCCATTTTCAACAACAGACCAGGACAACGACATGA